One stretch of Candidatus Rokuibacteriota bacterium DNA includes these proteins:
- a CDS encoding ABC transporter substrate-binding protein — MWSGAPRVTRVAFFWSANAPAGALALAETEKATAVLNVRMQPMEVRQANDLDEAVAAIARGEGNAVIVFADPLTFTHRQRIMETAAQRGLVAVSGAREFADAGGLMSYGPSFPEMFRRAATYVDKILKGAKPGDLPVEQPTTFELVINMKTAKALGLTIPQSLLLRADDEVIQ; from the coding sequence CTGTGGAGCGGTGCGCCGAGGGTTACCCGTGTCGCTTTCTTCTGGAGCGCCAATGCGCCAGCCGGAGCACTGGCTCTGGCCGAGACGGAAAAAGCGACGGCGGTGCTTAATGTCAGGATGCAGCCGATGGAGGTGCGCCAGGCGAATGATCTCGACGAGGCGGTTGCCGCAATCGCCCGAGGTGAGGGCAATGCCGTCATCGTATTCGCGGACCCGCTCACGTTTACGCACCGGCAGCGCATCATGGAGACGGCGGCTCAGCGCGGATTGGTGGCGGTGTCAGGAGCGCGAGAGTTTGCCGACGCTGGCGGCTTGATGTCGTACGGGCCAAGCTTCCCCGAGATGTTCCGCCGCGCCGCAACTTACGTCGACAAGATCCTCAAGGGCGCGAAGCCCGGAGATCTTCCGGTCGAGCAGCCGACCACGTTCGAGTTGGTGATCAACATGAAGACGGCCAAGGCTCTCGGCCTGACGATCCCGCAGTCACTCCTACTGCGGGCGGATGATGAGGTCATTCAGTAG